DNA sequence from the Gadus morhua chromosome 21, gadMor3.0, whole genome shotgun sequence genome:
tttcaatattttttattgcaccattaaataaatatagTCTCTGTCAGTCAGCAATCTGGGATCTGGATTGGCTTGGAGCTCAGTAGAGTGACACGGTTCTGTTTCCTCAGGCACAACGAGGGAAAGACCTTCTTGGTCTGGGTCAACGAGGAGGACCACCTCAGGGTCATCTCCATGCAGAAGGGAGGCAACATGAAGGAGGTCTTCAACCGCTTCTGCACCGGCCTCACAAAGGTATGAATCCCTGCTCCTCAACCCCTCAGGTTAAGATTAAGAAGGACACATACATTTTGATGCCACCACTCATTTCTGTAGCGCCTGCCTTAAACAAATGTCCATGACAGAGACTTGTTTTTTAACTCCCCATTGCTATAATTCCTACGTCCAATCGCATCATTACCCTCACGCCTTCCTGTTAAAGGAACGATGCAACCTCTTAACCAATAGATACCTCGCGCCATGGAGAATCCCATGCCTTCTCTTAGCTGCACACTCAAAACCAAACCACCTCCCGATGTTATTGCAGATCGAATCCCTGTTCAAGGACCGAGGACACGAGTTCATGTGGAACGAGCACCTGGGATACGTCCTCACCTGCCCCTCCAACCTGGGCACCGGGCTGCGCGCCGGCGTCCACGTGAAGATCCCCAACCTCAGCAAGCACGAGTCCTTCGGAGAGGTCCTCAAGAGGCTGAGGCTCCAGAAGCGTGGAACAGGTAAATACGTTGAACCGCATGTAGCTAAAGGACTTACCCTGAACCCTAGATGGCCCTTAACCCCTGAACCTAGAAGTATATGACTAGATGGCTTTGGACCTTAAACCGTGTCCCTGACACCTCTCCCTTAAGTGAAAGGTGccttagccctaaccctaagggAAGATGACTCTATCCATGACACCTTAGAGTTGACCCTAGATGACCCTTAACCCTGTACGGCCCCCACATCACATTTGTAtctaacccctcctcctcctcattcagGTGGCGTGGACACCGCCGCAGTGGGCGGAGTCTTCGACATCTCCAACGCCGACCGGCTGGGCTTCTCGGAGGTGGAGCTGGTGCAGATGGTGGTGGATGGCGTCCGACTGATGGTGGACATGGAGAAGCGCCTGGAGGCCGGCCAGGCCATCGACGACCTCATGCCCGAGCAGAAGTGAACTCTGACCCACTATAACCCTTGACCTatgtcccccgcccccccactcccaccccaCTCCCATCCACAACAACCACCCCCCTCACGTCATTCACctatatccctccctcccttccttcgtatatatatatatttatatatatgaatatatatatcagaAACCAATAATGTAAAGTACAAGAGGGAGACTCCATTCTGTCCTGCGATAGCTTCGTCTTCCAACAGCAGCTCTGGAGGGGTTTTCTATCTTCTGTTCACGTAGTTGTTGGATGAACACCTCAAATAAAGTCTTTGGCCCAATCCATGACCTCCTggtgttattattaatgttttttacATACATATGAAATTAGATGCTACTGGCTCAAAGATgcatattcaattcaattttatttctataacccttaatcacaggtacagtctcagaGTGCTTAaaaggccatatatttatgatatttattaaatatactGGTAAACCGTGGACACCATCAATGGAACCCTTTTGTCCACCTGGCTGTATCATTCAGCTGCTGTGAAATATTAATCTTGATAAGAAATGCCTGCACTCATGGCGATCTTAATTACTGACATATGGACaggttattatatattttaatatactATGTTATATTATCTTAATCTCTGACTGttaatgtgttttgtgtattgTGTTTTGTGGTCAAACTCCGGTGCAGGGTATTTCAGCCTCAGTGTTGTTTCAAGAGGTCGACAGAGAAGGAGCATAGCTGTTCGTTGGGAGTATAGCCAATAGACGGCAGCTCAACGCGCTTTACCAATGAAACACATGTTTGGCTTTAGAGATGAAGAAAGCTGTTGGCCTTTAGATTCCGTTGGTTTCAGCAAATCAACCAAAGCTGTAATCTGATTGGATGTGGCTTGGTGTGGGAGGGGCTTTTGAGAGGAGGATCCTAATcggtgtatgcgtgtctgtgtttgtgcgtgcgtgtatctgtaaatgtgtgcattggtggaggtggtcggggcggggagggggttcATTGGGTTTATCTGCACTGCTCTGGGGTTTTATAGTACTGCATTACTTCATAGTACTGAATACTTAACTGCTAATGCAGACCTAACACTCTCACAGATCAGATGTTAACATGTAAACTAATGAGAGCATCCTAGGGTTAGGCTGCAAAGCAACCCTAACCCCTTTACCACtatgaattaataaatacagGTGTTTaatatctgaaaaaaaaatgctcaagtctctgtattcatttatttcattttcagTTTTAAATTTAGCCTGTATTTTCCCCCTTTAACATTATCTTAACATTATCGTTTTATTTATAGCCAGGGGACATAAAGGGACATCTTTTAAGCAAACTATTCGATGGTACTTAATAACCAGGTATTCTGGTTGATCGAGGGTAGAGGTTAGCATGATGCACCCTGTAGTAAGTAGAGCTTGACCACGCCCCGGTCCAGCAATAGGAAGGAGTATCCTGCAAGATGTAGGTCTACCGTCCCACAATTCCTTGCGGCAGTATAATTCAAAACAACGCACCATTCTTCCAttctataaaacaaaacatccattttttttacattcaatCAAGCAAATTCGGATCAATGTCCATAATTATGAGTCGACAGGAGTGTGGCAACTATTATCAATGTTACAACTACCGTTTTGTTTCCTTTTTGAGACTATTAGCCTatgttattctatttatttgtatttcaaaCGGTAGGCCTAGTTATAAAGTATTTTTTCACCGTGTTGTCCACGTTTATACAGCCTGTGTGAAACAGCACTGTTAGAATTCCCGATGCAAAGTATCTAAGATGCGCTTTCAGTAGTCCATCCTCGGTACGGTGTAGTTTTACCATGGCGACCCCGTCCACAACGTCCACCGcctgtctctccttcctcccaggCATGAAACCTTTGTGTTATACTTGAGTCCACCCTCTCCCTCGAACCTCATATCCATCAAGTTTTCAAATCGTCCTTTTACCACATTCGCAATATCGCAAagatctgcctctctctctctctctctctctctctctctctctctctctctctctctctctctctctctctctctctctctctctctctctctctctcgtggcctgctgctgagacactgatccacgccttcatctcctcGTCACAACTACTCCAGAATGCACGCGCCCAACTCCTAGTCTCACACCAAACCCTggcaccacatcacccccaACCTAAAGGACCTCCATTGGCTTCCTATCTCCCACCAAATGAATGTGAAGATCCTGGTCCTAACCCCAAAGCCCTCCACCAACTGGCTGCCCCATATCtcactgtcctcctctccccctccaccctctcggTCCCTCAGGTCCACCTCAGCCGGCCTTCTCTGAACCCCCAAGTCCAACCTTCGCAGTTTAGGGGACAGAGCCATCACCTGGGCAGCTCCTTGGCTCTGGAACCCCCTCCCCGAAGACCTCAGAGACCCTGAGTCCCTCCCAGTCTTCCAATCCCGCCTCAAGACCCATCTTTTCTCTACTGACTTTTCTTAGCAGGCCCCCTAATCCACCTGTGTGTCAGTGCtgtatgtgttgtttgttttgctacCACAGCCCCTCAGGGAAAAGCAACTTTGAGTcatagaaaagcgctatataaatcaaGTGTAAGTGCAGTCAAATTCTCTTTGCACCGCGTTGGTCTTTTCTTAAGTCTTTATGAATTCTCCTTCACATCTTTCCATGTCTTTATGACGTTTTACATCAAGGTCAAAGCAAAGAGGTTAGAAAATAGTATATGACGTAATTTTTGGACCACCCGACCGCAACCAAGGTCCCACAGGAGATAGCGGAAGGGGCGTGGCTATCAGGCTCTTCATTGCAAAATTTATATATGACGTCATGGATACATTAATTCTCTTTGAAAGGTAAATACGGAAATAAATATgtgaattaaataaataaaatacacgtGATGAATAAAATCGAAATAAACAGCAATGCTATGAACCGGCTAATAAATTGAAACCCTGAAATAGAAACGGTGCTCATTGGCCCTTTATTTGGCGCTCTAATAAATTATGGTTATTTgttcatatattttatatatttaaatccTGATGAAACGCGATATAGATTTATTATCCGTTTATTCTGGTTCGGTTGTAGATGTCGTCCACCTGCCGGGCAGCAGGTGACGCGGTGGTGTTGCGTCAACAACCTGCCCGCGCGCAGGTCCACAGGCAGTGACTCTCGCGCTGCTATAGAAATGCCATAAcagcacagcagcagcatcccgAGCTCGAGCGACGACACGGACGGTCGGCGATTCCccatttcaaataaaatccccggTCAATATTAATTGCCGTTCTTTTCCTCACATCCCCGCGGTGCTGCTCGAGACACACATGACGCAGTTTTGAATTAAAGACGCGGATATCGCGGGGTTTTGTTGCGGAGCGGCGCGGCGCATCTGGAGCGGAGGTAAGAGAGAGGAtggcggggaggaggggagggacacgGCGCGCCCTGCCTCGGCCTGCCCGGAATCCATACTGATGAATTGTATTCATAGGGAGGTGTGCATTGTGTTTTTTACTGTAGGTGGGGAACGAAAAACCACGGAATGGGTGTAGGCTATCCCCCGTGAATCTAAAACCGTGGTGTCAGAACACGCGTTGAGTCTCCATTCAGATGACATGTTATATTTAATGGTGGCCTGTATCACATCTTGCTCTGCCGAAATAGACAGCGGCGCGGCTCTCTGTTTCCAGCGATTATCATCCGGCTCTAGAGATTAAGCCGCCCAGATCCTCGTCCCTAAACGCCACGGTTTTCCCTTATTAAAACGGACTGTGTCTTTTCCGGACCAAACCGGCCCGTCCGTCTGTCACCGAGGCGCCACATAGCAAGGTTCTACTAAAAAACCTCCCTCGATGGTCTCTGTAGCTTACCACGCGGCACCTGATTGTCTACATAGCCCCGCTTAACGGTACCGGATATCAAGGGTCAACTCAACAAGCAACGGGACAAGCCTGCAGGTTTGGTCGTTTAGGGCTACTCTGCATCCTATGCCGTCCCATGAGACGTGTTATCGGTTTCCGCGAGATCAATTAAGTCCTCCACATCCATCATTAGGCTACGCCTGAGCCGCGTTGCgctataattaaataattagtTAGAATTACTGTTTTCTTTGATTAAAAAATGGTTGGACTATGGTCGGCCTAATTTGTCTGCCTAAAACACTGAACAACATTCTGTATGCATACAGGCAAGAACAGAATTAAGTTATACCAccctccatcatccctccatcattttCTCTATTCTCTATCATTCTGCCTCTACTCTGTCATCCCTTCATTATTAGATAATTTTTCTATCATCCCTCCAACATTCTGTCTATTCACTTTCaaccctccatcattctgtcgtCTGTTCTCACCCTGATactctgttttttttcccagcatgccGTGGGGTGTCCCGGCAGGCCTGTGAAGATGAGTGTGACCTCCTGGTTCCTGGTGAGCAGCTCTGGGACCCGCCACCGGCTGCCCAGGGAGCTCATCTTTGTTGGCCGTGAGGACTGTGAGCTCATGCTGCAGGTGAGAACACGCCtgaccacaacacacacctggacacataGAACACACCTGGATACAATGTACCtgaccacaacacacacctggacacataGAACACACCTGGATACAATGTACCtgaccacaacacacacctggacacataGAACACACCTGGATACAATGTACCTGACCACAACGCAAccggacacacaacacacctgaGCACCACACACCTGGACACCTAGAACACACCTGGATACAATGTACCTGACCACAACACACCTGATCACagcacacctggacacacacaacacacctgaGCACAACACACCTGAGCACAACACAACCggacgcacacaacacacctgaCCACAACACACTTGACCACAACACAACCGGACACACGCAACACACCCGACCACAACACACCTGAGTACAACACACCTGACTACAACACACCAGACAACAACACAactggacacacacatcacacctgaCCATAACACAACTGGACACATACAACACACCTGACAATAACACAaccggacacacacaacacacctgaCCATAACACAACCGgacacccacaacacacctgACCATAACACAACCGgacacccacaacacacctgACCATAACACAaccggacacacacaacacacccgaCCACACACCCCTGACCACAACACACctggacacaacacaacacaccagaCCACGACACaactggacacacacaacacaccagaacacaacacaatgggacacccacaacacacctgACCACAAAtcaactggacacacacacaacacaactgaCCACACCAAATTTGGTTCTACAGAACACATCTGGACAGTTTGCACATACACTTGCAGATTAGCTAAATATTGACCACAAACTTGCTACAAACTAGTTCCAAGCTGAAAGGTTCTGAGTTCAAACACCATTGTCTACAGCTTACCGGTTGGATAAACATTGGCTTAAGGATGTTAATGAATAATAACTTTTGTAGGAAAGTGGGACAACCAAATATAAATTGAGTCCAAACGGGTATTACACTGATGAATCACTCCACATTTTAACTGCCTGAATTCTGTTACTTGTTTCACAAAAATCATGCCAATTTTGAACAGTGGCCAACATGCTGTGCTGCCAGTGTGGTGTGTTTGGCTgtgggttgtgttgtggtttgcagtgtgtattgtgtgtgtgtgtgtgtgtgtgtgttttgtgtgtgtattatgtgtcTATTGTGTTAGGTGAGTTGAGGCTGCAGGTCAGGTGGCACACAGCCTTTGTCTGCAGCATACAGCCACTACACACTAtttgttagcatgttagcatacAGCCACTGAAAACAAACTGTAAGCATGTGTTAATTACAATATACAATATCTGTTAGCATGTGTTTGCATACAGCTAGCAATAATTATCTGTTAGCATGTGTAAGGATTCAGCCACCAAACgatatgtgtttgcatgtgtacaGCCAGTAAATCTGGAGGCATAGGTTAGCATCCAGACCCTCAACACTATGCCTGGCATATCTCAATGACTGCAGCTGAATGCCTGGACTCTACTTACGGTTAACCAGCTGGCGCCTCATCACCATAGACGTTCATTTTATAAACtcaattatttaaaatgttttgcctgtaCGTACGTCAAtcatggcacccattgcactcctgaccatccctggaaggagtttttttcttgccctctggggggctagggtcagggagGGGTCATACATATAtgacctgttaagccctttgagactgtacctgggATTAAcggctatacaaatacattgAATTGATCGTATGCTACAATCGTATGTAGCATACGAATAAAATCCATATTTCAGCAGACAGCTCACAACAAAGCATAGCATCATAACAAGTAATACAGTACACCCTGACAGATGATAAAGGGACTAACAtagcgtacgtgtgtgtgtcgtagTCTCGCAGTGTGGACAAGCAGCATGCAGTCATCAACTATAACCCGGCGACAGACCAGCACCTGGTCAAGGACCTGGGCAGTCTCAACGGGGTGAGCGACTACCGCATCCCGTCATCTTTAACCTTCCTTCTGTTCCCTTTGTACTGCTCTCTAATAATCCAGAATACTTGAAATGTTAAGTAGGAGACAGGCTCACATCAAGTGACCACCAGGGTCTCAGCCGAAAGTCGAAAGTCTCTGGGTTCACCCCCAGTGTCAGCCTCGCCTTTAGGCACCCTGAGTATTCTTTGTGTTTATTGGATGTTTGTTGTGTTGGCTTCCTGTCCAGACGTTTGTGAACGACCTGCGGATCCCAGAGCAGACCTACTTCACCCTCAAGCTGTCGGACATCGTGCGCTTTGGATATGATATCCTTTCAGCCTTTTAAACCTGCTTCCTGTCACCTCATTTGCATCAATACCATGTCGCAGAGCCTTCCCACGACGTCACTTCCtgttttatatgtgtgtgtttgatatctGCCCTCTGTCCAGTTGTTGTTTTTAGAACTAGGGAGTGCAGCACTTGGGTTATTCCAGTATCTACTCCATAACAATGCTTTGATTATTGTCAGCCTCACTTATCATTTTGGATTTATATATTGAGCGGTAAGGATGTTGACCTTAACGTGAACACATACCCATGTCTACACCCTGGAGAAGAGCCAGCACATAGTGCCAGAGGAGGctctgaaggtgtgtgtgtgtgtgtgtgtgtgtgtgtgtgtgtgtgtgtgtgtgtgtgtgtgtgtgtgtgtgtgtgtgtgtgtgtgtgtgtgtgtgtgtgtgtgtgtgtgtgtgtgtgtgttattgctgTTTGTCCACCTGAGCTCCACGGTTGGTctaatgtccccccccctctgccgtTTCAGCATGAGAAGTACACCAGCCAGCTGCAGATGGGCAAACACGCAGAGACGGAGGACCGGCCCCGACCTGAGAAACCGGAGCGCACCAAGACCCAGAACCGTACCCAGATCCAGAACacgagccagagccagagccagagccagacccCGACCCCGAGCCAGACCCCAGGTAGAATCCCTAATACTCCTCCCACACTACCCTAGAAACAGGGTAGAACTATAGGCAGTAAAGAGTGTTGACCGAGCATCCCCATTGGTTTACACTGTTACAAAGCCCTAGATTTGTCTTGAGGGACACCGCCAGTCCTTCAGTGTTTTGCAACCAGCATCGTAAACTATCCATTTTTGGCACATTGAGGGCTGGATTGAGTGTCCCTCTCGCAGTGGCTTACAGGGTCGCTGTTTTAGAATTTAGCAATATACGATTAATTGAATGCAGCACGTTAAAGTCATGTTTCCATTTTCTTAGTAAAACAAACTGAGAATACTGTTTTCTATCAGAGAATACGCACATCTCTGCATCCTGTCCCTTTATGATGATGTAAGCATCATCAGATTTTCATTGTactgcccctccccctttctgcCCTCATCCTGTCTCCATGGAAACAGCTGCCCCACCCATCCGAGCGGAGCATCCATATTTGTACTGTTTCCGAGGGGATGGCCGTCTGCGACAGACACAGTCCTGCTTAACAAttactaaaaataaaaacgcataTATATCTCTAAATCTATATTATAGATATcgacatagatatatatatatgcagtataGATAGAAAGAAATGCCACatagcgacagacagacagaaaggtagaTAGTGAAAGAGTACTTGGTACTTACATAGTACAAATATTATCTTTGTACATGTACGTGTATAATTATATGTGCATtaatatactgtgtgtgtgtgtgtgtgtgtgtgtgtgtgtgtgtgtgtgtgtgtgtgtgtgtgtgtgtgtgtgtgtgtgtgtgtgtgtgtgtgtgtgtgtgtgtgtgtgtgtgtgtgtgtgtgtgtcagactgccCAGGACCCCGGCCGACCCCCCTGTATGGGCAGCCATcctggtggggggaggaggacatgtGCAGCGATGGTCTTCACCCAGGTCTGTATCCTCTGCTCCCTGGCAAAAACGACAGGCCTaacctagcggccatcttggttccatcttGGTACTAAACACCAGCTGCTTCCATCACCCTCATAGTGttaagaaccaagatggctgcccgGTAAACAAGGTCATTTAATACatcatattgtaatgttattggTATGTGTGAAGTAAGTGTTGGTGAACTAGTATGTCAGTGAGGGTGAATTGATAGATTTTTCTTAGCTTTGGGTGTGTTATCTCAAGTGATTAGAAGGAAGCCGTCACGCTTGGCTATTCTCTAATATTCAATTATACTGCTACAGATGCATGTTGGGAAATAATTGCATTGTGCATCATCAACTCCGTTCCCATGAAAGATTTGACCTTTGATGTTATTTTCCAAAGCAGTCTAATGAAGAAAAAACCGGGTCCATTTTTACTGTAGAAACAGAGTTGATGTTGACCAAGCAGCACTTGAGAAAATATCCGCTCGCAGCTCCCCTTTAAACGAACACTAAAGTTGAGAAGTGAGGTTTCCGGTCTAAAGTGTGTCTGAACGCGGTGTCGGCGTGCTGCTTGTGTTCAGAGGCCCAGAACCCCGAGCTGTGTGACTTCAGGGAGAACCAGGCCGGGTTCCCCGGGTACCACCGCGAGGCCAGCTACTTCGAGATCCCCACCAAGGACTTCCACCAGCACCCCAAGTCCCCGGAGGCCGAGCTCCACGAGGTGCCCACCAAGGACACGGACACGCCCCTCGCCacgcccccggccccggcccaggcccaggccccgccctccccgcccacccccacccctcccgtGGTCCAGAGCCACGCCTCCTTCACCATCGAGTTCGATGACTTCACGCCGGGGAAGATAAAGATCAAGGACCACGTGACCAAGTTCACTTCCCGCCAGCGGAAGCAGCAGGCGCTGCACCTGAAGGCCCCGGTGGGAGCGCCCGTGGACCTGATGTCCGCCGAGAGCAAGGTGGCCGACTGGCTGGTCCACAGTGACGTCAGCATGATGAAGAAGAGGCCCACCTGCGAGGACGTCTACAGCACCAAGAGCGACCAGGCCATCAACACCAAGACCctcaaaggtcaggggtcaacctCTATACACTGAGTCACGTGGTTACGCTGTCGTTGACTCCCAGCTACTGGGCTCTGTTCCTAATGTCGCAGCCTCTCTGTAGTCATTCTAGAGTAGGacacccctaaccctgacctgctTATTTAATAATCAATCATTACAATTCCCTAAATAGTAAATAATTGAGGATCATCCACTAAATAgctttattcttttttatttattttttataaatgaaaaaatcATAATGCACAGAAGCTGGGCTTGATACAGTGGTTCCATGTCAGCCAAGTAACAAGTATGTCTTGCAAATCACAAAGCTGTGCCCTGTCCAGTGTTGGAGCTCTCGGTTTCCTAAAgggttgttcttgttgttcagGTCACCACCACGAGGATGGCACCCAGAGCGACTCTGAGGAGCCCGTTCTGGTAGGGAGGCGGAGCAAGTCCAACCACTCGGTCCAGACCGACCAGTCCGAAGTGTCCCAGCAGACGGTCAAATCGGGTCAGTCCGTCTGCTCCCAGGAGGCGGTCCCCATGCCTGCTGTCGTCTCCCCGTCCTTTCCTGACTCGCTTTCCCAGAGCCCGCCGCAGAGCCACTCTCCCCCAAACCAGACCCCCATCCAGGAGCCGCCGACCCAGGTGTCCCCACACCACGGGTCCCCGAGCCAGGGCTCTCccagccagacctccaccccagGGCCCCCGGAGCACCTCAGCCAGCAGGCCTTCATCATCGAGTTCTTCGACGACAACCCTCGTAAGAAGCGCTCCCAGTCCTTCACCCACACCCCGGCCCAGGCGGACTCCTACTCGGCCCTCAAGGCCAAGATGGAGCGCCGCAAAGGCACTGAGCGGCCGGCCTCTGTGCACggccacctcccccccacccagcaggTGACCGTTCCCCTGAAGGCCCAGGGCCACGGGACCCCCCAGCGGTCCAGCTCTCTGAAGAGGGAGAAGACGGAGGGGGACGTGCTGGCCTCCGCCACCCCGCgcgccccccccaccagacCTTTCGGCAGCGTGGGGAAGAAGTCCAAGCTGGTGCAGGAGTTCGCCGCCGAGTTCCTCAAGGACTCTGGGGGTCCGCCGTCTCCGACCAGGGACAGGCCGGGCCCTCCCCCCATGTCGGCCCCACCCGTCATGGTGTCCCCCGCCTGCATGCACCTCCCTTCCCCACAAGAAAGCCCCAAGACCCCCACCCCGGCCTCGTACCCCTCCTCGCCTGCTCCCCCTGTCCCCGTGTCCAGCACTCTGACCCCCACCCCTACGCGGAGTACCCTGGCCGCCTCTCTCGGCCCGCCCGCCTCTCCGGCCCGCCAGCCCGGCCCCGCCCAGGCCGCCATGCTCCCTCCGGGTCTAGTGCGGGGACTGGACCCCCGCACCCAGCGGGTGGGCCGGAACGAGGAGGACGACAGCCTGAGTGACGCGGGGACCTACACCATCGAGACCGAGTGCCACGAcacagaggtggaggaggcccgCAACATGATAGACCAGGTCGGTCCGCAGTGGCTGGGGCCGGACGTCTACAGAGTTATTAACACACTTTAACCTGCCGGGCCTCTCGGCTGTTGAAGCAGAATcctcctatatatatatacaacggAAAAGTGCTTGAAATAGATTTATATTATTGCGCTAGACTTAACCTGTGTAACAGGGTACAGAAAATGATACATGTATCAATGTATCACGTATTAAGCTCTACAAAGTCGAATAATATGTCCTATACATACGAGATGTGTTTCTGAATTTGCATTACGTTGGAAATGCACGACACACCTCTTGACCTTCATctctacttcctgtttcctgtcttccctctgtgctgctccctcctcccgcatgctctgacctctgacccctgacagGTGTTTGGTGTCCTGGACTCTCCAGAGTATAGTGGAGTAAACTCCTCTGTTTATAGGCCAGTCATTAATGAGGGGAAGGATGAGCACACTAGCCTTGAGATCGATGGTAGTGCTGTGGATCCAATGCATGGCTTTAACCCGGCCACTATCAGTGGCACCACGACCGGCCCGGTGCAGGTAAACATAAACCCAGGACGATACCACTGTGTAACGTTTGGGAGAACACCACTGCATGTCCCAATCCACTGCATGTGTTCCACTTAATGTACACCCTACTTTTCTCCTGACCCCCATCTAGTTCATCTTATACCTTGGTTGCTTTAAGGTCTGTTCATCTCCGTCGTCTTCTGGGGATGGTGATGAAATGTTGTGTTGCAGGTTCCTCCTGCTAACGCAGCAGGAATGGAGGGCCCAAAGTGGGTCTCTCGCTGGGCCAGTCTGGCTGACAGCTACGCCGAGGGGGCCTCGCCCCCCTCTGTTGGGGAATCTCTGGATGGTGAGCTGATGAGATCTTGTTGTTGAGTGGCAAACTCAATCCGAATGGCCCTTGTTCATATATGGAatattgttttagtttttaaGGCCTCATTGGATCCCTGTTTTCCTTTTTTAGATTCTCGCTACCTATCCAGCCGGTCAGTGATGAGCCAGTCAGAGTCAGAGTGCAGCCAGGTTTCCCGCACCAAGAGGCTGCTACCCCAGGTTCCTCCTGGGGAGAGACTGGagggcagcacccccagcatcCTGATCCAGCAGGACTCTTACCCTGGACCAGAAACCCTGGACAGAGAAGCCAGGGCCACATGCCCTCCCGAATCTGGCCAGTTGCTTAGCATCAGAGACGACGTGGACCCGGACAGCCTGAGCGACACCAGCCGTTCGGACGATGGACAGGAGCGAGCTCACAGGACCAAGGCCAAGACCACGGCCAAGGCCTCGTCCAGAGCTCCTGTGCCTCAGGTCAGACCTTCAGAGAGGGTTTCTCCGTCCCCGTCCAC
Encoded proteins:
- the cep170bb gene encoding centrosomal protein of 170 kDa protein B isoform X1 — protein: MSVTSWFLVSSSGTRHRLPRELIFVGREDCELMLQSRSVDKQHAVINYNPATDQHLVKDLGSLNGTFVNDLRIPEQTYFTLKLSDIVRFGYDTHVYTLEKSQHIVPEEALKHEKYTSQLQMGKHAETEDRPRPEKPERTKTQNRTQIQNTSQSQSQSQTPTPSQTPDCPGPRPTPLYGQPSWWGEEDMCSDGLHPEAQNPELCDFRENQAGFPGYHREASYFEIPTKDFHQHPKSPEAELHEVPTKDTDTPLATPPAPAQAQAPPSPPTPTPPVVQSHASFTIEFDDFTPGKIKIKDHVTKFTSRQRKQQALHLKAPVGAPVDLMSAESKVADWLVHSDVSMMKKRPTCEDVYSTKSDQAINTKTLKGHHHEDGTQSDSEEPVLVGRRSKSNHSVQTDQSEVSQQTVKSGQSVCSQEAVPMPAVVSPSFPDSLSQSPPQSHSPPNQTPIQEPPTQVSPHHGSPSQGSPSQTSTPGPPEHLSQQAFIIEFFDDNPRKKRSQSFTHTPAQADSYSALKAKMERRKGTERPASVHGHLPPTQQVTVPLKAQGHGTPQRSSSLKREKTEGDVLASATPRAPPTRPFGSVGKKSKLVQEFAAEFLKDSGGPPSPTRDRPGPPPMSAPPVMVSPACMHLPSPQESPKTPTPASYPSSPAPPVPVSSTLTPTPTRSTLAASLGPPASPARQPGPAQAAMLPPGLVRGLDPRTQRVGRNEEDDSLSDAGTYTIETECHDTEVEEARNMIDQVFGVLDSPEYSGVNSSVYRPVINEGKDEHTSLEIDGSAVDPMHGFNPATISGTTTGPVQVPPANAAGMEGPKWVSRWASLADSYAEGASPPSVGESLDDSRYLSSRSVMSQSESECSQVSRTKRLLPQVPPGERLEGSTPSILIQQDSYPGPETLDREARATCPPESGQLLSIRDDVDPDSLSDTSRSDDGQERAHRTKAKTTAKASSRAPVPQVRPSERVSPSPSTKSTCFYIGSDSPGKADPPRSLKEAPSKNPPTTVLIRHLSGHEPRRTSVKPNSSAPNLQLQDKDSVPTKDGAIVRQESFTKERQSDTVQKKKLPHISSHPSIRDMEQRKEAAPDVFFKESEGPLFHSSGSGRSSKKGGSSSHMGDSLSGDSDVDTASTVSQVSNKNTPVTSVSKKRSVISGLQKEKSSSSPSIQEKGRQLSARERLSEKRRGQVGSDASGGKAEAAKRFHMRRSAGNRGSLDLSEGQPGQSHGDNVSSDHEAGSRTSGRTKKLTAPLQKEDNGKTSKTAAQQVLTRSNSLSAPRPTRASMLRRARLGETSDNEGAETDRGSQNSDHVGAASKGSAEKKLSRLDILAMPRKRAGSFTTPSDNEAGPPPAGRNSYSGREPGGSNRKSSVGDARQAAAKGSGAAAKQTAGRTRSNGTKYSGTASRRRQKGSDYSSSSEEEYETSPGTSKPRRSSQPSAPSQPHRGRTAPSRPKSISVETEDDDPQNDVDPYQNWTTHSAEIAKLSHDLAKDLAILAREINDVAGDGDPPVAIAGTPISSPSSQPNTPASPISSREERPHPYSPGVRPSQLVQHLPEASLNYQKVPPGCTSVLDANMNEAEPGSKQRRPWNRQEVILDNLMLNPVSQLSQAIRENTEQLAEKMKVLFHNKAEVWEEIEAKINAENEIPILKTSNKEITSILQELRRVQRQLEVINTIVEPSSLQVGALGPTSTSQTRPSARDKKPTSRPLGDRPRGGPSSSNANESTKRSSRGAAGGGGGGHHMS